The Scophthalmus maximus strain ysfricsl-2021 chromosome 14, ASM2237912v1, whole genome shotgun sequence region TGAACATGGGGCCCGAGGCTGGCATGGAATCAACAAAGTTCCCACCCACGTAAACGGGGCTGCCTTGCAAATTGGCGTTGGCGAAGCCGCCGTTGCTCTGCATGCCGTGGTGTTCGTACTCGGAGCCCGGGTACCTCTTCTGCTGCGGGATGCAGCCGCCCAAGGGCGCCGTGTACGCGGCCAGGCCGTACATGTTTTGCTGGGGCTTGGCGAAGGATGGGGGCGAGGGCGCGTCATAGCTGAGGCCGTTTTGGAGCTGGCCAGAGTATCCAATGTGATTTGGGCCACTCAGCGGCGGGCTCCTGTCCGGGGAGTGTCCCAGGGGGGAGTGAGCGAGCCCTTTAGACTTCTGgtcctttttgtatttcatccTCCTGTTCTGAAACCAGATCTTTATTTGGCGCTCGGTGAGATTCAACAGATTCGCCATCTCCACTCTCCGGGGGCGACACAGGTAGCGGTTAAAGTGaaactccttctccagctccacaaGTTGCGCGCTGGTATAAGCAGTTCTGACCCGTTTGGACGCAGGTCCCGGTGGGCTCTTCTCGTCACTCACCTCGCCACCtgcaaatgaacaaatgtgCATCTTATAGCGTCTTTTGAGCCAGATCATAAACTGGGAGCACAACTAGGCCAGGTCACAACAGGtcaacacgcacacgcgcgcgcgcgcgcgcgcacacacacacacacacacacacacacacacacacacacacacacacactcttctccaTCCTGGTCCCTACCTGCAGCGGTGCAGCTGTTGCCCTTCTGCTTTGCGTTCTGCCGGCT contains the following coding sequences:
- the hoxd3a gene encoding homeobox protein Hox-D3a; translation: MQKATYYDNSGLFGSYTYPKPDSYNYGPAHQSYPTSNIESDYQGPVCPIQTPAVRPPPLKDSDLNGDCMRQGGSQSNGSSQATSIVEQQAPPLSASSPSSNSPAAQKKKSPSGSGSNSGTPVLTKQIFPWMKESRQNAKQKGNSCTAAGGEVSDEKSPPGPASKRVRTAYTSAQLVELEKEFHFNRYLCRPRRVEMANLLNLTERQIKIWFQNRRMKYKKDQKSKGLAHSPLGHSPDRSPPLSGPNHIGYSGQLQNGLSYDAPSPPSFAKPQQNMYGLAAYTAPLGGCIPQQKRYPGSEYEHHGMQSNGGFANANLQGSPVYVGGNFVDSMPASGPMFNLGHLPHPSSTSVDYSCAAQIPGNHHHGPCDPHPTYTDLTSHQASQGRIQEAPKLTHL